In Pseudoalteromonas sp. NC201, a single window of DNA contains:
- a CDS encoding collagenase encodes MMKITKLTLALSALTAINSANAHQESQRLFKPLDASVQVETNISHGHEHKDLHDRAPVAHSPTRSMPLLSSKHTPLLQALAVGQSEAIAACDLNSLASASSSQIVTEIKQQGTSCINALFSADSSIQTQVFTSDKMYAAAQNAKSLSQSYSGNGSADLEALYLFIRAGFYVEFYNDQVTFATWVKPAVKDALDAFVSNSHFYDDNDAHGKVLGEAITTMDSSELQGHYLPVVKAWLSKWNESYAQKWNMRSAVNGIFTILYRGQWNDNFVALIKNDQQLVSLLGSFTAQTWMVNSDSEYLIINAASELARLKLYSGAAIQESVDTQLTALFSRYNSYGFGDGVWLAAADVATYYADCGQFGICNFDKELESKVLSQQHSCSDTIKIRAQALTAQQLTSACQTMEAEEGRFHIMLETGRLPVADDNNDFLQVNIFNSSADYKKYAKAIFKISTDNGGMYLEGNPSDVNNVANFVAYEASYAKPDHYIWNLEHEYVHYLDGRFDLYGDFNAPTKPIVWWSEGVAEYIANLNDNQAAIDTIKDGSVYTLAEIFSTTYDGFDQDRIYRWGYLGVRFLYEKHFDEVLAMRQETRQANWNAYQARMDRLASQYQSEFVQWCNELAAGGQNNAPTSVINGPYSGDVNQAILFSSQGSIDPDGDALTYLWRFGDGSQSNEANPTHSYVQAGEYQISLTVSDSSGLNHTSNTVATVNATTSNKLQSGVPVTVAGEQDEQVAFSIDVAAGTDKLVISTSGGTGDADLYVKLGSTPTFSEYDCRPYQSGNEEVCEITTPTAGTYYIMLHGYNRFESVQLLGEIVTNSTIEDVCQSQGSVSNGRLAADETICLGSQEPMWFSLENVSGQQSVVIKTAHGSGDLGLEYSNAGWPNGTNVDASSFNQGNQECIEISAQSEYWGYLKVSGAPTGAALKVSYNKDGCQ; translated from the coding sequence ATGATGAAAATTACAAAACTCACTTTGGCGTTATCAGCGCTTACAGCGATAAATTCAGCCAACGCACATCAAGAATCACAGCGACTCTTTAAGCCGCTCGATGCATCGGTTCAAGTGGAAACGAACATTTCCCATGGCCATGAGCACAAAGATTTGCATGATAGAGCACCCGTTGCACACTCACCAACAAGAAGCATGCCGCTGTTATCTTCTAAACACACGCCATTATTGCAAGCGCTGGCAGTGGGCCAAAGTGAAGCGATTGCTGCATGTGATTTAAATAGCTTAGCAAGTGCGAGCAGTAGCCAAATTGTTACTGAAATAAAGCAACAGGGTACGAGCTGTATCAATGCTTTGTTCTCCGCTGACAGCAGCATCCAAACACAAGTATTCACTTCAGATAAAATGTACGCTGCGGCGCAAAATGCCAAGTCGCTTTCGCAAAGCTATTCAGGCAACGGCAGTGCCGACCTCGAGGCGCTTTATTTATTTATTCGCGCTGGCTTTTATGTTGAGTTTTACAATGATCAGGTGACTTTCGCTACTTGGGTTAAGCCTGCGGTGAAAGATGCATTGGATGCTTTTGTTAGTAATAGCCATTTCTACGACGACAATGATGCTCATGGTAAAGTACTCGGTGAGGCTATTACTACAATGGATTCATCGGAACTACAAGGGCACTATCTGCCAGTTGTAAAAGCATGGCTATCTAAATGGAATGAAAGCTACGCTCAAAAGTGGAATATGCGCAGTGCGGTAAACGGCATTTTCACTATCTTATATCGTGGTCAGTGGAATGATAACTTTGTCGCTTTGATTAAAAACGATCAACAATTGGTGAGTTTACTAGGGAGTTTCACCGCACAAACTTGGATGGTAAATTCAGACTCTGAATATCTAATCATCAATGCTGCTAGCGAATTGGCTCGACTTAAATTATACAGTGGTGCAGCTATTCAAGAGTCAGTCGACACGCAATTAACCGCTTTATTCTCGCGTTATAACAGTTATGGTTTTGGCGATGGTGTCTGGTTAGCTGCGGCTGATGTCGCGACCTATTATGCTGATTGTGGCCAGTTTGGTATTTGTAATTTTGATAAAGAACTTGAGAGCAAAGTACTTTCTCAACAACATAGTTGTAGCGATACAATAAAGATTAGAGCACAAGCGCTCACCGCTCAGCAATTGACTTCAGCGTGTCAAACCATGGAAGCGGAAGAAGGACGATTCCACATCATGCTGGAAACTGGTCGCTTACCGGTTGCCGATGATAACAATGATTTTCTACAAGTGAATATCTTTAATAGCAGTGCAGACTATAAAAAATATGCCAAAGCCATTTTTAAAATCAGCACCGACAACGGTGGTATGTATTTAGAGGGTAATCCTAGCGATGTGAATAACGTTGCTAATTTTGTTGCATACGAGGCCAGTTATGCAAAGCCGGATCATTACATCTGGAACTTAGAGCATGAATACGTACATTATCTTGATGGGCGTTTTGATCTTTATGGTGACTTTAATGCTCCGACTAAGCCTATCGTCTGGTGGAGTGAAGGGGTGGCTGAGTACATTGCAAACCTCAATGATAATCAAGCCGCAATAGATACAATCAAAGATGGCTCAGTATATACGCTAGCCGAAATATTCAGCACGACGTATGACGGTTTTGATCAAGATAGAATTTACCGTTGGGGTTATTTAGGGGTGAGATTCCTGTATGAAAAACACTTTGATGAAGTGCTCGCAATGCGACAGGAAACGCGACAAGCAAATTGGAATGCGTACCAAGCCCGTATGGACCGCCTCGCATCACAGTATCAATCAGAGTTTGTTCAATGGTGCAACGAGCTTGCCGCTGGTGGTCAGAATAACGCACCAACTTCAGTGATTAATGGCCCATACTCTGGTGACGTTAATCAAGCGATACTATTTTCAAGCCAAGGTAGTATCGACCCTGATGGTGATGCACTCACTTACCTGTGGCGTTTTGGTGATGGCAGTCAAAGTAATGAAGCCAATCCTACGCACAGTTATGTGCAAGCAGGCGAGTATCAAATTAGCTTAACGGTGAGCGATTCTAGCGGTTTGAATCACACTAGTAATACAGTGGCTACTGTAAACGCAACGACTTCAAACAAACTACAGTCTGGCGTACCTGTCACGGTTGCGGGCGAGCAAGATGAACAAGTTGCATTTTCAATCGATGTCGCTGCTGGCACTGATAAATTAGTCATCAGCACGTCTGGAGGTACAGGTGATGCCGATCTTTACGTTAAGTTAGGCTCGACGCCAACGTTCAGCGAGTATGATTGCAGACCATATCAATCCGGTAACGAAGAGGTATGTGAAATCACTACACCTACCGCTGGCACCTATTACATTATGCTACATGGTTATAATCGCTTTGAAAGTGTGCAGTTGTTAGGGGAAATCGTAACAAATTCAACAATAGAGGACGTATGTCAGTCGCAGGGTAGTGTCTCTAATGGTAGATTAGCAGCGGATGAAACAATTTGCCTTGGAAGCCAAGAGCCGATGTGGTTTAGCCTTGAGAATGTAAGTGGTCAACAATCGGTGGTGATCAAAACAGCCCATGGTAGTGGTGATCTTGGGCTTGAATACAGCAATGCAGGATGGCCAAACGGCACTAATGTGGACGCAAGCTCGTTCAATCAAGGTAACCAAGAGTGCATTGAGATAAGTGCGCAATCTGAATATTGGGGATACTTGAAAGTGTCAGGCGCACCAACGGGGGCAGCGCTGAAGGTGTCTTATAATAAAGATGGTTGTCAGTAA
- a CDS encoding substrate-binding periplasmic protein yields the protein MLKKYFIAISTWLMVAFSVTAAETQILYVYHHKPPYIIDLEAQKGLYFDLAKLINAVQKELQVEVRFVPRKRLDKQLEQQTLKGFILGVNPAWFDDRKKQKYLWSGPLMYDTDEFVSHVEQPFEYYHPSSLYGNQVGAIAGYYYRHLDQGVEQANIQRVNVNSEEALLEMILKRRVSIAIVSRSTTEYLVAKNGWKRVFHFSQNPHETYFRAILAPKNSASDFEALQQVLDSKPFKKQLVKLLKSYHLAY from the coding sequence GTGTTAAAAAAGTACTTTATTGCCATTTCCACTTGGTTAATGGTAGCCTTTTCAGTGACAGCCGCTGAAACCCAAATTCTTTACGTATATCATCATAAGCCGCCCTATATTATTGATCTAGAAGCGCAAAAAGGTCTTTATTTTGATTTAGCCAAACTGATTAATGCCGTGCAAAAAGAGCTGCAGGTAGAAGTACGTTTTGTACCACGTAAACGCTTAGATAAGCAGCTCGAACAGCAAACGCTCAAAGGTTTTATTTTAGGGGTAAACCCAGCTTGGTTTGATGACCGCAAAAAACAAAAGTATTTGTGGAGCGGCCCGTTAATGTATGACACGGACGAATTCGTCTCGCATGTAGAGCAACCGTTTGAATATTATCACCCAAGCTCATTGTACGGTAATCAAGTTGGCGCTATTGCTGGGTACTACTACCGCCACTTAGATCAAGGAGTAGAGCAAGCCAATATCCAGCGAGTGAACGTAAATTCCGAAGAAGCTCTATTGGAGATGATCCTCAAAAGGCGGGTGAGTATTGCGATCGTCAGTCGCTCTACGACAGAATATCTTGTTGCTAAAAATGGTTGGAAGCGAGTGTTTCACTTTTCTCAAAATCCTCATGAAACTTATTTTAGAGCAATATTGGCGCCTAAAAATTCAGCATCGGATTTTGAGGCGCTACAACAGGTGTTAGATTCCAAGCCTTTCAAAAAGCAACTGGTGAAATTGCTTAAAAGCTACCATCTTGCTTATTGA
- a CDS encoding VOC family protein, translating to MKYLHTMVRVRDLDESMKFYCDLLGLVEVKRYDSEQGRFSLIYLAAPDQVEQAQQSFSPTIELTYNWDPEEYTGGRNFGHLAFAVENIYALCQKLQDAGVVINRPPRCGHMAFVKSPDGISIELLQQGDALPPAEPWQSMENTGSW from the coding sequence ATGAAATACTTACATACTATGGTACGTGTACGCGATCTTGATGAATCCATGAAGTTTTATTGCGACCTCTTGGGTCTCGTTGAAGTGAAACGTTATGACAGTGAACAAGGCCGTTTTAGTTTAATTTATCTCGCCGCCCCTGATCAAGTTGAGCAGGCGCAGCAAAGCTTTTCTCCTACTATCGAACTTACCTATAACTGGGATCCGGAAGAATACACTGGTGGTCGTAATTTTGGCCACTTGGCCTTTGCCGTAGAAAACATTTATGCACTTTGCCAAAAGCTGCAAGATGCCGGTGTGGTGATCAACCGACCACCGCGCTGTGGTCACATGGCATTTGTTAAATCTCCAGATGGCATTTCGATCGAATTACTCCAACAAGGTGATGCATTGCCTCCAGCCGAGCCTTGGCAGTCAATGGAAAACACGGGTAGTTGGTAA
- a CDS encoding sensor domain-containing diguanylate cyclase yields MAELPEVIDSMTDIVSCLNTSESLEHFLLNVHCIVQKITYADNFYVVLQRQDGEFEFPYFHDVKDSISLEELNSLTSTEIDKTLTSYALRSDSVKNYSEHALMALTEKGVIEMLGSFPKQWLCFPLINRDKHLGAFVIQSYRRSDEYSEAMVDLLYTVSHVIASAMDAFANQQALIEANTALKTHELELEAMVEKRTHELSASLEELRTEVEKRKSLQEKLEFDAYHDNLTQLANRKYLFNELNKMSARSMRQPVNVYLGYLDLDNFKPINDNHGHHSGDEVLVHVARRLQEALREYDFVCRIGGDEFVFVINEKIARDLLESLANRLLSVINEDILLTNGELVNVGCSIGMAVSEGVEFSAESLLKVADQALYESKGKGKNQVSFSFK; encoded by the coding sequence ATGGCAGAACTTCCTGAAGTAATAGATAGCATGACAGATATCGTTTCGTGCTTAAACACCAGCGAATCTTTGGAGCACTTCTTGTTGAATGTGCACTGTATTGTGCAAAAAATTACTTACGCGGACAATTTCTATGTGGTTTTGCAAAGACAAGATGGCGAGTTTGAGTTTCCCTATTTCCATGATGTCAAAGACAGTATTTCGCTCGAGGAATTAAATAGCCTAACTAGCACAGAAATAGACAAAACGCTTACTAGTTATGCGCTGCGCTCTGACAGTGTAAAGAACTATTCTGAGCATGCTTTGATGGCACTGACCGAGAAAGGGGTTATTGAAATGTTAGGCAGTTTCCCCAAGCAATGGCTGTGCTTTCCGCTAATCAATCGCGACAAGCATTTAGGCGCGTTTGTGATCCAATCCTACCGTCGTAGCGATGAATATTCAGAAGCCATGGTGGATTTGTTGTATACCGTCAGTCATGTTATTGCCTCTGCGATGGATGCATTTGCAAACCAGCAAGCACTCATTGAAGCGAATACAGCGCTTAAAACACATGAGCTTGAATTGGAAGCAATGGTAGAAAAACGCACCCATGAACTTAGTGCGAGTTTAGAAGAATTAAGAACAGAGGTCGAAAAGCGCAAATCACTTCAAGAAAAGCTAGAGTTTGATGCCTACCACGATAACCTTACGCAATTGGCGAATCGAAAATACCTATTTAACGAGCTAAATAAAATGTCTGCTCGCTCGATGCGACAGCCAGTAAATGTGTATTTAGGGTATCTTGACTTAGATAACTTCAAGCCGATTAATGATAATCACGGCCATCATAGTGGTGACGAGGTTTTGGTACATGTAGCAAGACGTCTACAAGAAGCATTACGAGAGTATGACTTTGTTTGTCGTATTGGTGGAGATGAGTTTGTCTTTGTGATTAATGAAAAAATTGCCAGAGACTTGCTTGAAAGCTTAGCAAATCGCCTTTTGAGCGTGATAAATGAAGATATCTTGCTTACCAATGGTGAGTTGGTAAATGTCGGATGCAGCATCGGTATGGCGGTTTCTGAGGGCGTGGAATTCAGTGCGGAATCGTTATTAAAAGTTGCTGATCAAGCGCTTTATGAGTCGAAAGGAAAGGGTAAGAATCAGGTCTCATTTAGCTTCAAATAA
- a CDS encoding DUF2066 domain-containing protein: MDIMIIRLILIALFCFAMTAKAVEVQNLYEASLSVSDKSRATRAQASQQALLKVLQKLTGKADDFSHPSIQASLKRISDYMLRYEYYDRQGVTKIKVEFEPGKVEDLVREAGLPLWGNRRPMVAIWMVIEDNFRREFVTQESYPQLERLIYDTADEWGVPVVVPLMDLEDRSNVSIAEVWGNFSNEVEDASLRYEAERVITARLFQPPHTNSWQLDWRYTDAEYFEPEQYVGDKQQVIIDMVNQLSSTLAQKYVIDPNLTFEAHRTEIVVEQLQSFRDVEMAKRRLLSMSTVVDVDVIYRAKTAVKFAIEHTSSVSDLRKTIALEQSFKAYEDPRAYYQIADENNLKYNWVDK, from the coding sequence ATGGACATTATGATCATCAGGCTGATCCTTATTGCACTGTTTTGTTTTGCTATGACGGCAAAAGCAGTAGAAGTTCAAAATTTATATGAAGCCTCGCTGAGTGTTAGCGACAAATCTCGCGCAACGCGAGCGCAAGCGAGCCAACAGGCATTATTAAAAGTGTTGCAAAAGCTCACAGGTAAAGCCGATGATTTTTCTCACCCTTCTATCCAAGCGAGCCTTAAGCGCATCTCAGATTACATGCTGAGATATGAATATTATGATCGACAAGGCGTAACCAAAATAAAGGTGGAGTTTGAGCCTGGTAAGGTCGAAGATCTAGTCAGAGAAGCTGGCTTACCGCTTTGGGGCAACCGCCGTCCTATGGTCGCGATTTGGATGGTGATCGAAGATAACTTCCGCCGAGAGTTTGTTACGCAAGAAAGCTACCCTCAACTCGAACGCTTGATTTATGACACTGCGGACGAGTGGGGCGTGCCGGTCGTTGTTCCTCTGATGGATCTTGAAGATCGCAGTAATGTGAGTATCGCAGAGGTGTGGGGAAACTTTTCTAACGAAGTAGAAGATGCGTCATTGCGTTATGAGGCGGAGCGCGTTATCACCGCCCGTTTGTTTCAGCCGCCCCATACAAATTCTTGGCAGCTAGACTGGCGCTACACTGACGCTGAATATTTTGAGCCTGAGCAATATGTCGGTGACAAACAGCAAGTTATTATTGATATGGTGAATCAGCTATCTAGCACTTTAGCTCAGAAATATGTTATTGACCCTAATCTCACTTTTGAAGCCCATCGAACTGAAATTGTGGTTGAGCAATTACAGTCATTTAGGGATGTAGAAATGGCGAAGCGTCGTTTGCTATCTATGAGTACTGTAGTGGATGTCGATGTGATCTACCGTGCGAAAACAGCAGTGAAGTTTGCGATTGAACATACCTCAAGCGTATCAGACTTGCGTAAAACGATCGCATTGGAGCAAAGCTTTAAGGCGTACGAAGACCCAAGAGCCTATTATCAAATCGCAGACGAAAACAACCTTAAATACAATTGGGTGGATAAATAG
- the hda gene encoding DnaA inactivator Hda yields MESPRQMALPVTLPDDETFASYFGGEASLEVSHLKNGLARRLIGFQYTYLCGLADSGKSHLLYATCIEAQELGLSTILLSMREVLDFGPLVLDGLDALDVVCIDDVHLVAGDEAWEKALFNFFNRFNEKGKCLVVTADLLPNMLNLSLPDLESRLTWGTTFQIRSMSDDDKAEALVKRAHMRGLELSDECARFLLTRLSRDMRALLDVLDKLDHASMAAQRKLTIPFIKATLKL; encoded by the coding sequence ATGGAATCGCCACGTCAAATGGCGTTGCCAGTGACGCTGCCTGATGACGAAACCTTTGCCTCTTATTTTGGCGGTGAAGCGTCATTGGAAGTAAGCCACTTAAAAAATGGCCTTGCCCGTCGTTTAATCGGTTTTCAGTACACTTACTTGTGTGGGTTGGCAGATTCTGGCAAGTCGCACTTGCTTTATGCCACGTGCATTGAAGCGCAAGAACTTGGACTCTCGACTATTTTATTGTCAATGCGAGAAGTGTTGGATTTTGGCCCGTTAGTGTTAGATGGGCTCGATGCACTGGATGTAGTTTGTATAGACGATGTGCATTTGGTTGCAGGAGATGAAGCGTGGGAAAAAGCCTTATTTAACTTTTTCAATCGTTTTAATGAAAAAGGCAAATGCCTAGTGGTCACTGCCGATCTGTTACCCAACATGTTGAATTTGTCACTACCAGACTTAGAATCGCGCCTAACCTGGGGGACGACTTTTCAGATCCGCTCGATGAGTGACGATGATAAAGCCGAAGCTCTAGTAAAAAGAGCGCATATGCGAGGCCTTGAGCTCTCTGATGAATGTGCACGATTTTTGCTCACGAGATTGAGTCGTGATATGCGCGCTTTACTTGATGTATTGGATAAACTCGATCACGCATCCATGGCTGCGCAAAGAAAGTTAACAATTCCTTTTATAAAAGCCACTTTAAAGCTGTAA
- the pheS gene encoding phenylalanine--tRNA ligase subunit alpha — protein MNLENILAQALEAVEQASEIAHLEEVRVNYLGKKGEITGLLKTLGKLAPEERKDAGQVINQAKTQVQDAITVKREALANAALEQKLAAETIDVTLPGRTMPAGGLHPVTRTIERIEQFFGELGFAVKSGPEVEDDFHNFDALNIPEHHPARADHDTFYFNPKLVLRTQTSGVQIRTMEAEQPPLRIISPGRVYRNDYDQTHTPMFHQVEGLMVDTNVSFTELKGILHDFLRNFFEEDMEIRFRPSYFPFTEPSAEVDVKGKNGKWLEVLGCGMVHPNVLRSVGIDPEKYTGFAFGMGVERLTMLRYGVTDLRAFFENDLKFLNQFR, from the coding sequence ATGAATTTAGAAAATATTTTAGCGCAAGCGCTTGAAGCCGTTGAGCAGGCAAGCGAAATTGCGCACCTTGAGGAAGTTAGAGTTAACTACCTTGGTAAAAAAGGTGAGATCACAGGTCTTCTTAAAACGCTAGGCAAACTAGCACCAGAAGAGCGTAAAGACGCAGGTCAGGTGATTAACCAAGCGAAGACCCAAGTACAAGATGCGATTACGGTAAAACGTGAAGCGTTAGCCAATGCAGCACTTGAGCAGAAGCTAGCAGCTGAGACGATTGATGTGACGTTGCCGGGTCGTACAATGCCAGCCGGTGGCCTTCACCCAGTTACTCGCACCATTGAGCGTATTGAGCAGTTTTTTGGTGAGCTAGGATTTGCTGTTAAATCTGGCCCAGAGGTTGAAGATGACTTTCATAACTTTGACGCGCTAAATATTCCAGAGCACCACCCAGCGCGTGCCGATCATGATACTTTCTATTTCAATCCTAAATTGGTACTACGTACACAAACCAGTGGCGTTCAGATCCGTACTATGGAAGCTGAGCAGCCGCCTTTGCGAATTATCTCGCCAGGTCGTGTATACCGTAACGATTACGATCAAACACATACGCCAATGTTCCACCAAGTTGAAGGCTTGATGGTCGACACTAACGTGAGCTTTACAGAACTTAAAGGAATTTTGCACGATTTCCTACGCAACTTCTTTGAAGAAGATATGGAAATTCGCTTCCGTCCTTCATACTTCCCGTTTACAGAACCTTCAGCTGAGGTGGACGTAAAAGGTAAAAATGGTAAATGGCTTGAAGTACTAGGCTGCGGCATGGTGCACCCGAACGTACTGCGCTCGGTAGGCATTGACCCTGAAAAATACACTGGTTTCGCCTTTGGTATGGGGGTTGAGCGTTTGACGATGTTACGTTATGGCGTAACTGACTTAAGAGCTTTCTTCGAAAACGACTTAAAATTCCTAAACCAATTCAGATAA
- the pheT gene encoding phenylalanine--tRNA ligase subunit beta, with product MKFSEKWLREWVNPAIDTDALSEQLSMAGLEVDGVDPVAGDFQGVVIGEVVECGQHPDADKLRVTKVNVGEDELLDIVCGAANCRAGLKVAVAKVGATLPGDFKIKKAKLRGQPSHGMLCAFEELGMAESSDGILELPMDAPIGQDIREYFGLNDVTIDVDLTANRSDCLGIKGLAREVGVLNSIDVTEVDITPVTPTIDDKISIELVNSEACPRYLGRVIKGVNVKAETPFWMVEKLRRCGVRSIDPVVDVTNYVLLELGHPMHAFDLSQIEGGIKVRNAFENEELVLLDGNTAKLNPSTLLIADDNKALAMAGIFGGEQSGVSDETKDILLESAFFAPLAIAGQARSYGLHTDASHRYERGVDPVLQRDAMERATGLLLEIVGGEAGPIVEAVSEADLPKERQVTLRRERLDRVIGYHIEDAKVSDILARLGLAVTFAGGQWQAQVPSYRFDISIEEDLIEEVARVFGYNNIPNVAPTAALKMTDHQEARLPVARFRDELVSRGYQEAITYSFVDPKAQQQLHPEADALILPHPISVEMSAMRVSLMTGLINAVSYNQNRQQSRIRLFETGLKFIKDDNAENGVRQTAVIGGIAYGNTHNEHWSVPSRKVDFFDVKGDVEALLALCNDKARFSFKAEVSDGLHPGQSAAIYADGKKVGFIGAVHPQLLKPLELKDTPYVFEIDMAALENRLLPEAVSISKFPSNRRDIAILVADDVKIGDILECIEKVGGNQLVDLNLFDVYKGQGVEPDHKSLAIALTLQAVDRTLEEKDINAVVENVVAELAKQFNASLRD from the coding sequence ATGAAATTCAGTGAAAAGTGGTTACGCGAGTGGGTCAATCCAGCAATTGATACTGATGCGCTATCTGAGCAATTATCAATGGCGGGTTTAGAAGTTGATGGTGTAGACCCAGTTGCCGGTGACTTCCAAGGTGTGGTTATCGGTGAAGTGGTTGAATGTGGTCAACACCCAGATGCTGACAAACTTAGAGTAACAAAAGTAAATGTAGGCGAAGACGAACTACTAGATATTGTCTGTGGTGCCGCTAACTGCCGTGCCGGTTTAAAAGTGGCGGTTGCTAAAGTGGGCGCAACGCTTCCAGGCGATTTCAAAATTAAGAAAGCTAAACTTCGCGGTCAACCGTCTCATGGTATGCTGTGTGCGTTTGAAGAGCTTGGCATGGCGGAAAGTTCAGACGGTATTTTAGAACTCCCTATGGATGCGCCAATCGGTCAAGATATTCGTGAATACTTCGGCTTGAACGATGTAACTATTGATGTCGATTTAACGGCTAACCGTAGCGATTGTTTAGGGATCAAAGGTCTTGCTCGTGAAGTTGGGGTACTAAACAGCATCGACGTAACAGAAGTTGATATCACGCCAGTTACGCCAACGATTGATGATAAAATCTCTATTGAATTGGTAAACAGTGAAGCATGTCCACGCTACTTAGGTCGTGTGATCAAGGGTGTTAATGTTAAAGCAGAAACCCCGTTTTGGATGGTAGAGAAACTACGCCGCTGCGGTGTACGCTCAATTGACCCAGTAGTTGATGTTACGAACTACGTATTACTTGAGCTAGGTCACCCTATGCACGCGTTCGATTTAAGCCAAATCGAAGGTGGAATTAAAGTACGTAATGCCTTTGAGAATGAAGAGCTAGTATTGTTAGACGGCAACACGGCGAAGCTTAATCCATCAACACTTCTGATTGCTGATGATAATAAAGCACTTGCGATGGCAGGTATCTTCGGTGGTGAACAGTCAGGTGTTAGTGACGAGACAAAAGACATCTTGTTAGAAAGCGCGTTCTTTGCACCGCTTGCGATTGCAGGTCAGGCACGTAGCTACGGTTTGCATACCGATGCATCGCACCGTTATGAGCGTGGTGTAGACCCGGTACTGCAGCGTGATGCGATGGAAAGAGCAACAGGCTTGCTACTTGAAATCGTTGGCGGTGAAGCCGGACCGATTGTTGAAGCTGTGTCAGAAGCGGATTTACCAAAAGAGCGTCAAGTGACTTTACGCCGTGAGCGTTTAGACCGCGTGATCGGTTATCATATCGAAGATGCTAAAGTATCAGACATCTTGGCGCGTCTGGGCTTAGCAGTAACATTTGCAGGCGGCCAGTGGCAAGCTCAAGTACCAAGCTATCGCTTCGACATTAGTATCGAAGAAGACTTAATTGAAGAAGTTGCGCGCGTATTCGGTTACAACAATATTCCAAATGTGGCACCAACTGCTGCGTTAAAGATGACAGATCATCAAGAAGCACGTTTGCCTGTAGCGCGCTTTAGAGATGAGTTAGTAAGCCGTGGTTATCAAGAAGCCATCACATATAGCTTCGTTGATCCAAAAGCACAACAGCAGCTACACCCAGAAGCAGATGCATTAATTCTTCCGCACCCAATTTCGGTTGAAATGTCTGCAATGCGTGTAAGCCTGATGACAGGCTTGATCAATGCGGTTTCTTATAATCAAAATCGTCAACAATCGCGTATTCGCTTATTCGAAACGGGCCTTAAGTTCATCAAAGACGACAACGCGGAAAACGGCGTACGTCAAACCGCTGTGATCGGTGGTATCGCGTATGGTAATACGCATAACGAACATTGGTCAGTGCCTTCACGTAAAGTGGATTTCTTTGATGTGAAAGGCGATGTAGAAGCATTACTAGCGCTTTGTAACGATAAAGCACGCTTTAGCTTTAAAGCGGAAGTGAGCGATGGTTTGCACCCTGGTCAATCTGCTGCAATTTATGCAGACGGTAAAAAGGTTGGTTTCATCGGTGCAGTACACCCTCAGTTATTAAAGCCGTTAGAGCTTAAAGATACGCCATATGTATTTGAAATCGACATGGCTGCTTTAGAAAATCGCCTGCTTCCAGAAGCGGTTAGTATCTCGAAATTCCCATCAAATAGAAGAGATATTGCTATTTTAGTTGCAGATGACGTAAAAATAGGCGATATTTTAGAGTGCATTGAGAAAGTTGGCGGAAATCAATTAGTTGACCTAAACTTATTCGATGTGTACAAAGGGCAAGGGGTTGAACCTGATCATAAGAGTTTAGCCATTGCTCTAACATTACAAGCGGTTGATAGAACGCTCGAAGAGAAAGACATCAACGCGGTTGTAGAAAACGTGGTGGCCGAACTGGCCAAACAATTCAATGCATCGTTGAGGGACTAG
- the ihfA gene encoding integration host factor subunit alpha, whose product MALTKADIAEHLFEKLGINKKDAKDLVEAFFEEIRSALENGEQVKLSGFGNFDLRDKKERPGRNPKTGEDIPISARRVVTFRPGQKLKTRVEVGTSKNL is encoded by the coding sequence ATGGCGCTTACTAAAGCCGACATAGCTGAACACCTATTTGAAAAACTGGGGATCAATAAGAAAGATGCCAAAGACTTAGTTGAAGCGTTTTTTGAAGAAATCCGCTCAGCGCTAGAAAACGGCGAGCAAGTAAAGCTCTCTGGGTTTGGTAACTTTGACCTTCGCGACAAGAAGGAACGCCCAGGTAGGAACCCAAAAACTGGGGAAGATATTCCTATCTCTGCGCGACGCGTGGTAACTTTTAGGCCTGGCCAAAAGTTAAAAACTCGTGTTGAGGTCGGCACAAGCAAAAACTTGTAA